A stretch of Pseudomonas sp. 7SR1 DNA encodes these proteins:
- a CDS encoding O-antigen ligase family protein yields the protein MIVPLSLVSLLGLVCLALLASPYPFLAPGAVLGLVGVAMLYRKPAWGLLGIAALVPFEGLFKENSLSGSKFLGVALILILMLQLALHQIPGTRLRSNIWRPLVGFMMLYGLSLLLSQNMDLSLTHFRELRVGLILFVITLLIGRELNLDLFCRLVTLSVTTTCVLAMFSARYQEQGRASGLLEDPNSFALLIAFTIPLALLLVVRGPNLLHRLFWGGCFILLLGGMTKTESRSGLVVLMLSLMIGLYHYRAQLPRIRPRHLGFAMLGLALLIPVAIAVMPDGYVARIQSLSILSNGARAHQDESLGRRASYIVVGSRMIQDNPVLGTGPGTFPLHYAPTGYAKAFSANRKLSDLYRRAHNTYLEIFSEIGIPGGLMFVGMLGLGLYNLLRARQLWLRRRDWAQADLLTHLGMSFLSLALFLMFLSAPNHKLLWIMLALTSVLRHDAEQTAPQEVRA from the coding sequence ATGATTGTCCCGCTCTCGCTCGTCAGCCTGCTGGGCCTGGTGTGCCTGGCATTGCTGGCCAGCCCCTACCCGTTCCTGGCGCCGGGCGCTGTGCTGGGCCTGGTGGGGGTCGCCATGCTGTACCGCAAGCCCGCCTGGGGCTTGCTGGGCATTGCCGCGCTGGTGCCCTTCGAAGGCCTGTTCAAGGAAAACTCCCTTTCCGGCAGCAAGTTCCTTGGGGTGGCGCTGATCCTGATCCTGATGTTGCAGCTGGCCCTGCACCAGATCCCCGGGACCCGCCTGCGCAGCAACATCTGGCGCCCTCTGGTGGGCTTCATGATGCTCTATGGCCTGAGCCTGTTGCTGTCGCAGAACATGGACCTGTCCCTGACCCATTTTCGCGAGTTGAGGGTGGGCCTGATTCTCTTCGTGATCACCTTGCTGATCGGTCGCGAACTGAACCTCGACCTGTTCTGCCGGCTGGTGACCCTGAGCGTGACCACCACCTGCGTGCTGGCGATGTTTTCCGCCCGGTACCAGGAGCAGGGCCGCGCCTCCGGGCTGCTGGAAGACCCCAACTCCTTCGCCCTGCTGATTGCCTTTACCATCCCCCTGGCGTTGCTGCTGGTGGTGCGCGGCCCGAACCTGCTGCATCGACTGTTCTGGGGCGGCTGCTTCATCCTGTTGCTGGGCGGCATGACCAAGACCGAGTCACGCTCCGGACTGGTTGTGTTGATGCTCAGCCTGATGATCGGCCTGTATCACTATCGCGCCCAACTGCCGCGCATCCGCCCGCGGCACCTGGGATTCGCCATGCTCGGGCTGGCCCTTCTGATTCCCGTGGCGATTGCCGTGATGCCGGACGGCTATGTAGCGCGCATCCAGTCCCTGAGCATCCTGAGCAATGGCGCCCGTGCCCACCAGGACGAATCCCTGGGCCGGCGTGCCTCGTACATCGTCGTCGGCAGTCGGATGATCCAGGACAATCCCGTGCTGGGCACCGGTCCCGGGACCTTCCCCCTGCACTACGCCCCCACCGGCTACGCCAAGGCGTTTTCGGCCAACCGCAAGCTCAGCGACCTGTACCGCCGGGCTCACAACACCTATCTGGAGATCTTCAGCGAAATCGGTATTCCCGGCGGGCTGATGTTCGTCGGCATGCTCGGCCTGGGCCTGTACAACCTGCTGCGCGCCCGCCAGCTCTGGTTGCGTCGCCGGGATTGGGCGCAGGCGGACCTGCTGACCCACCTGGGCATGAGCTTCCTGTCGCTGGCACTGTTCCTGATGTTCCTCAGCGCGCCGAACCACAAGCTGCTGTGGATCATGCTCGCCCTCACCAGTGTGCTGCGCCATGACGCCGAGCAGACCGCCCCCCAGGAGGTTCGCGCATGA
- a CDS encoding glycosyltransferase family 4 protein yields the protein MNAPFGPSHRSSPLPIIHLLDSGGFYGAERMLLDHCLATPGQHQVLFLAAPPTLITRFRQAGVDCHHCGSWAELLRHLRQRRHERPLLNTHNFKGLLFGWAAATLLRLPLVITQHGFTPRSPKQRFYTWLSLQLCRTASVKRVVCVAESIAALHRQASVRAEKLDVIPNGLPATTTLLPHRDDGQRWRVGYVGRLSSEKGPDLFLDAMIPLCQRHGSLHAVMLGDGPERQALLKRITDAGLPTRIELPGYQTDMNAWWSRLDALVISSRTEGTPMILLEAMQAGVPVVAFGVGGIPDVLQDRHNGLLATPADSAALARQIETLFSEPRLAQILADNARRTQRDRYDLRTLAERWSQLYIRTAREARP from the coding sequence TTGAACGCGCCGTTCGGCCCGTCCCACCGCAGCAGCCCCCTGCCGATCATTCATTTGCTCGACAGCGGCGGCTTCTACGGGGCCGAGCGGATGCTGCTCGATCATTGCCTGGCCACGCCGGGACAGCACCAGGTGCTGTTCCTGGCGGCGCCGCCGACCTTGATCACGCGCTTCCGCCAGGCTGGGGTCGATTGCCACCACTGTGGGTCGTGGGCCGAGCTGTTGCGGCACCTGCGCCAGCGGCGCCACGAACGACCGCTGCTCAATACCCACAACTTCAAAGGGCTGCTGTTCGGCTGGGCGGCCGCCACGCTGCTGCGCCTGCCGCTGGTGATCACGCAGCATGGCTTCACGCCGCGCAGCCCCAAGCAGCGCTTCTATACCTGGTTGAGCTTGCAGCTGTGCCGTACGGCCTCGGTCAAGCGCGTGGTCTGCGTGGCCGAAAGCATCGCCGCGCTGCACCGCCAGGCCAGCGTGCGGGCGGAAAAACTCGACGTGATCCCCAACGGCCTGCCGGCCACCACCACGCTTTTGCCCCACCGAGACGACGGGCAGCGCTGGCGAGTGGGCTACGTCGGCCGCTTGAGCAGTGAGAAAGGCCCGGACCTGTTCCTCGACGCCATGATCCCGCTGTGCCAGCGCCATGGGTCGTTGCACGCCGTGATGCTCGGCGACGGCCCGGAACGCCAGGCCCTGCTCAAGCGCATCACCGATGCCGGATTGCCTACGCGCATCGAGCTGCCGGGGTACCAGACCGACATGAATGCCTGGTGGAGCCGCCTCGATGCCCTGGTGATCAGTTCGCGCACCGAAGGTACGCCGATGATCCTGCTCGAAGCCATGCAGGCCGGCGTGCCGGTGGTGGCGTTCGGCGTCGGTGGCATCCCCGACGTGTTGCAGGACCGCCACAACGGCCTGCTCGCCACGCCGGCCGACAGCGCCGCACTGGCCAGGCAGATCGAAACCCTGTTCAGCGAACCGCGCCTGGCGCAGATCCTGGCCGACAACGCGCGCCGCACCCAACGGGACCGCTACGACCTGCGCACGCTGGCCGAACGCTGGTCGCAGCTCTATATCCGCACGGCAAGGGAGGCTCGCCCATGA
- a CDS encoding GumC family protein, with amino-acid sequence MSPKENYLHEFFRIFFANKQWVKRVFLIFAVIALVLPLMLKQSFDITAQVIVQSKKLSQGDATTSLNQENATFIPPSLADMETESNILRSPALIRQTIATLREQGEYTPSPGILNKWVSDPLKRYITTPLREYVINPLRDGLGLEVDPVRDTVLDTLTDEAIENLKIETLPGSNVISIVYSFGDPAQGTRFVAQLLQNYLTGRQELQSIELPQTFYEQKKTQYQQRLDGLEGHRLALLEGVGSSDPKEEITFRLNAINTEEQALNLYRDRLLQSQRWLDYLKASLASANSSRFSDYTFPFTFTTTVDNIAFEDREIKQLGEQLTSQVSRYMNDLAIFQPGSEPMLLAREQIVRTRQQFLKVVNNRIQERTTDLAVVGSVIDQKVARIGAFKERIHQLQEAQSKLRQMDTEINALHAAFSTYAQRFAEASTARSLDNDLSNARVLSPPFEPTAAAFPKPMLIIVFGLFSGLLLAIALVYVREFFDHRFKHPAQISQQLEVPVLLVINEQSAEPVNPHRNWSLPSLVHWVRN; translated from the coding sequence ATGAGCCCCAAGGAAAACTATCTGCACGAGTTCTTCAGGATCTTCTTCGCCAACAAGCAGTGGGTGAAGCGCGTCTTCCTGATCTTCGCCGTGATCGCCCTGGTGCTGCCGTTGATGCTCAAGCAGAGCTTCGACATCACCGCCCAGGTGATCGTCCAGTCGAAAAAGCTCTCCCAGGGCGACGCCACCACGTCGCTGAACCAGGAAAACGCCACCTTCATTCCACCGTCCCTGGCGGACATGGAAACCGAAAGCAATATCCTGCGTTCTCCGGCGCTGATCCGGCAGACCATCGCCACCTTGCGCGAACAGGGCGAGTACACCCCCAGCCCCGGCATCCTCAACAAGTGGGTGAGCGACCCGCTCAAGCGCTATATCACCACGCCGCTGCGTGAATACGTGATCAACCCGTTGCGCGATGGCCTGGGACTGGAAGTCGACCCGGTGCGCGATACCGTGCTCGACACCCTGACCGACGAGGCCATCGAAAACCTGAAGATCGAGACCCTGCCCGGCTCCAACGTGATCTCCATCGTCTACAGCTTCGGCGATCCGGCCCAGGGCACGCGCTTCGTGGCGCAGCTGCTGCAGAACTACCTCACCGGGCGCCAGGAACTGCAATCGATCGAACTGCCGCAAACCTTCTACGAACAGAAGAAGACCCAGTACCAGCAGCGGCTCGACGGCCTGGAAGGCCATCGACTGGCGCTGCTGGAAGGCGTCGGCTCGTCCGATCCCAAGGAAGAAATCACCTTCCGCCTGAATGCCATCAACACCGAAGAACAGGCCTTGAACCTGTACCGCGACCGCCTGCTGCAAAGCCAGCGCTGGCTCGACTACCTCAAGGCCAGCCTGGCCTCGGCGAACAGTTCGCGCTTCAGCGACTACACCTTCCCGTTCACGTTCACCACCACGGTGGACAACATCGCGTTCGAGGACCGGGAGATCAAGCAACTGGGCGAGCAACTGACCAGTCAGGTCAGCCGCTACATGAATGACCTGGCGATCTTCCAGCCCGGCAGCGAACCGATGCTGCTGGCCCGCGAACAGATCGTCCGGACCCGCCAGCAGTTCCTCAAGGTGGTGAACAACCGGATCCAGGAACGCACCACCGACCTGGCGGTGGTCGGTTCGGTGATCGATCAGAAGGTCGCACGCATCGGCGCCTTCAAGGAGCGTATCCACCAACTGCAGGAGGCCCAAAGCAAACTGCGGCAGATGGACACCGAGATCAATGCCCTGCATGCGGCGTTCTCCACCTATGCCCAGCGGTTCGCCGAAGCCAGCACCGCCCGCTCGCTGGACAACGACCTGTCCAACGCCCGGGTGCTGAGCCCGCCCTTCGAACCGACGGCCGCGGCCTTTCCCAAGCCAATGCTGATCATCGTCTTCGGCCTGTTCAGCGGCCTGCTGCTGGCCATCGCCCTGGTCTACGTGCGTGAGTTCTTCGACCATCGCTTCAAGCATCCAGCACAGATCAGCCAGCAACTTGAGGTACCGGTGCTGCTGGTGATCAACGAGCAATCTGCGGAGCCGGTCAACCCGCATCGCAACTGGAGCCTGCCCAGCCTTGTCCATTGGGTGCGCAATTGA
- a CDS encoding polysaccharide biosynthesis/export family protein: MNARLLVLLLLPLAGCSSHNENMTMPVQILTAAPANAQATDMPKVEKTLRPQDVLDVIFHISTTGPQSYRVQPGDQVALNFTAASQLNGTQQVMPDGTIELPGANTSVKIAGQTTDEARLTVQRAYDQKMLFQPNRNQLTVLVTSPLSSETNLRNTLTHPGTGMSREITVGSDGYASFPEIGSIPLQGMTVNQLEAFLNERYAKLPGRMTVDVLLKSTAGNEIYVLGEVAQPGSYPIRRPISVLEALTLARGTNVKARLDSVVIMRRNGNQVEARHYDVEKALSGDAAQIAYLQPEDMLFVPKTKLASAGELARQLADVVLFQGVGFSFGYRVDNKGSDN; the protein is encoded by the coding sequence ATGAACGCCAGACTGCTTGTCCTGCTGTTGCTGCCGCTTGCCGGTTGCTCCAGCCATAACGAAAACATGACCATGCCGGTGCAGATCCTCACGGCCGCACCGGCCAACGCCCAGGCCACCGACATGCCCAAGGTGGAGAAGACCCTGCGGCCCCAGGACGTGCTGGATGTGATTTTCCACATCAGCACCACCGGCCCCCAGTCCTATCGGGTGCAACCCGGCGACCAGGTCGCGCTGAACTTCACTGCCGCCAGCCAGCTCAACGGCACGCAACAGGTGATGCCCGACGGCACCATCGAGCTGCCGGGGGCCAACACCTCGGTGAAGATCGCCGGCCAGACCACCGACGAAGCCCGCCTGACGGTGCAGCGTGCCTATGATCAGAAAATGCTGTTCCAGCCCAACCGCAACCAGTTGACGGTGCTGGTGACCAGCCCCCTGAGCAGCGAGACGAACCTCAGGAACACTCTGACGCACCCGGGCACCGGCATGAGCCGGGAAATCACCGTGGGCAGCGACGGGTATGCGAGCTTCCCGGAAATCGGCTCCATCCCGTTGCAAGGCATGACCGTCAACCAGCTGGAAGCCTTCCTCAACGAGCGCTACGCCAAGCTGCCCGGGCGCATGACCGTCGATGTGCTGCTCAAGTCCACCGCCGGCAACGAAATCTATGTGCTGGGTGAAGTCGCGCAGCCCGGCTCCTATCCGATCCGCCGGCCGATCTCGGTACTCGAGGCGCTGACCCTGGCCCGTGGCACGAACGTCAAGGCCCGGCTCGACTCGGTGGTAATCATGCGCCGTAACGGCAACCAGGTCGAAGCCCGGCACTACGACGTGGAAAAAGCCTTGAGCGGCGACGCGGCGCAGATCGCCTACCTGCAGCCGGAAGACATGCTCTTCGTGCCCAAGACCAAGCTTGCCAGTGCCGGCGAGCTGGCCCGGCAACTGGCCGATGTGGTGCTGTTCCAGGGCGTGGGGTTCAGCTTCGGCTACCGCGTCGACAACAAAGGCAGCGACAACTGA
- a CDS encoding CpsD/CapB family tyrosine-protein kinase, which translates to MDGSTNILTIASPSETNLTSTVLDPSLRILLLTAANTGTGTTTSAMALAAQLAQMSSGRVLLVDASQSPHSLSQQLLLHKERGFSDMLFNSLAPPLLQDCVVQASGMPFDVLPNGRLGHNAERLSPERLRPLFRQLAAQYRFVVVDADAVYSASDTLVMSTQADGVVLVVRGEDTRWEVAQAARQRLAQAGAKVVGSVFNRRKYYMPKWLYNNL; encoded by the coding sequence ATGGACGGTTCAACGAATATCCTGACCATCGCAAGCCCGAGCGAGACCAACCTGACCTCGACCGTGCTCGACCCTTCCTTGCGGATTCTGCTTCTGACAGCCGCCAACACCGGCACCGGAACCACCACCAGTGCCATGGCACTGGCCGCCCAACTGGCGCAGATGAGCAGCGGCCGCGTATTGCTGGTGGATGCCAGCCAGTCGCCGCACAGCCTCAGCCAGCAACTGTTGCTGCACAAGGAGCGTGGCTTCAGCGACATGCTGTTCAACAGCCTCGCCCCGCCCCTGCTGCAGGATTGCGTGGTGCAGGCCTCCGGCATGCCTTTCGACGTGCTGCCCAACGGCCGCCTGGGGCACAACGCCGAACGCCTGAGCCCCGAGCGACTGCGTCCATTGTTCAGGCAGCTGGCGGCGCAATACCGCTTTGTGGTGGTGGACGCCGACGCGGTGTACTCGGCCTCCGACACCCTGGTCATGAGCACCCAGGCAGACGGCGTGGTGCTGGTGGTACGCGGTGAAGACACCCGTTGGGAAGTGGCCCAGGCCGCGCGCCAACGCCTGGCCCAGGCCGGCGCGAAGGTGGTGGGCAGCGTGTTCAACCGCCGCAAGTACTACATGCCCAAGTGGCTCTACAACAACCTGTAA
- a CDS encoding sugar transferase, with protein MTRHEQHIPINVPGDKRVDPEHRRRLDAAIHRQGRGWLTGRHGGRPWTVSRTNRVVACLGALVLLVLLSPLLLGLAVLVKVSSPGPVLFVQKRTGYRGRVFGMYKFRTMIANAEALKESLRHLNKHGADAIDFKIDNDPRITPIGRFLRRSSLDELPNLINVVTGDMRLVGPRPTSFNAYRYKDNHLARLSIYPGLTGLWQISGRSDIDFDQRVELDLSYIAEQSLLLDLKILMITPFKVFSGHGAS; from the coding sequence ATGACCCGACATGAACAGCACATTCCCATCAATGTCCCCGGCGACAAGCGTGTCGACCCCGAACATCGCCGGCGCCTGGATGCCGCCATCCACCGGCAGGGCCGTGGCTGGCTGACCGGGCGCCATGGCGGGCGACCCTGGACCGTTTCGCGGACCAATCGTGTGGTGGCCTGCCTCGGCGCGCTGGTGCTGCTGGTGCTGCTCAGCCCGTTGCTGCTGGGCCTGGCGGTGCTGGTCAAGGTCTCCAGCCCCGGTCCGGTGCTGTTCGTACAGAAACGCACCGGCTACCGAGGCCGCGTCTTCGGCATGTACAAGTTCCGCACCATGATCGCCAATGCCGAAGCGCTAAAGGAGTCGCTGCGCCACCTCAACAAACACGGCGCCGATGCCATCGACTTCAAGATCGACAACGACCCGCGCATCACGCCCATCGGCCGGTTCCTGCGCCGCAGCAGCCTCGATGAACTGCCGAACCTGATCAATGTAGTGACCGGCGACATGCGCCTGGTAGGTCCACGACCGACCTCGTTCAACGCCTATCGCTACAAGGACAACCACCTCGCGCGCCTGAGCATCTACCCCGGCCTCACCGGCCTCTGGCAGATCTCCGGGCGCAGCGATATCGACTTCGACCAGCGTGTGGAACTGGACCTCAGCTACATCGCCGAACAGAGCCTGTTGCTGGATTTGAAGATCCTGATGATTACCCCTTTCAAAGTGTTCAGCGGCCACGGAGCGAGTTAA
- a CDS encoding NAD-dependent epimerase: MNILVTGAAGFIGAHCVLRLLRDGHRVCGLDNFNDYYDPQLKHDRVAWVQDQAGEFPLVRADLTDATAIDALFQSRRPDVVIHLAAQAGVRYSLEHPQAYIDSNVTGFLNILENCRRYPVRHLVYASSSSVYGANQRTPYSVQDGVDHPLSLYAASKKANELMAHSYSHLFGIPCTGLRFFTVYGPWGRPDMSPIQFARAITEDRVLQLFNHGEHQRDFTYIDDIIESIARLIDQAPRVTPLWDHEQPDPATSRAPWRIYNIGGQHPITLRTYVALLEKHLGRTARIELLPLQAGDVLNTCADASDLARATGFQPAIGLDEGLGRFTRWFLDYYALPVAHLPVAAELQRRSL; this comes from the coding sequence ATGAACATCCTGGTGACCGGCGCGGCCGGCTTCATCGGTGCCCACTGTGTGCTGCGGCTGCTGCGCGACGGCCACCGGGTCTGCGGGCTGGACAATTTCAACGACTACTACGATCCCCAGCTCAAGCATGACCGCGTGGCCTGGGTGCAGGACCAGGCCGGCGAGTTTCCCCTGGTGCGGGCGGACCTGACCGACGCGACGGCCATCGACGCGCTGTTCCAGTCGCGCCGCCCGGACGTGGTGATCCACCTGGCTGCCCAGGCCGGGGTGCGCTATTCCCTGGAGCACCCCCAAGCCTACATCGACAGCAATGTCACGGGCTTTCTCAACATCCTGGAAAACTGCCGGCGCTATCCGGTCAGGCACCTGGTCTACGCCTCCTCCAGCTCGGTATACGGCGCCAACCAGCGCACGCCCTACTCCGTGCAGGATGGCGTCGACCACCCACTGTCGCTGTACGCGGCGAGCAAGAAAGCCAACGAACTGATGGCCCACAGCTACAGCCATCTGTTCGGCATTCCTTGCACGGGCCTGCGCTTCTTCACCGTGTACGGTCCCTGGGGCCGGCCGGACATGTCGCCGATCCAGTTCGCCCGGGCGATCACCGAAGACCGAGTGCTGCAGCTGTTCAACCATGGCGAGCACCAGCGCGACTTCACCTACATCGACGACATCATCGAGAGCATCGCCCGGCTGATCGACCAAGCGCCCCGGGTCACGCCCCTGTGGGATCACGAACAACCGGACCCGGCCACCAGCCGGGCCCCGTGGCGGATCTACAACATCGGCGGCCAGCACCCGATAACCCTGCGCACCTATGTCGCGCTGCTGGAAAAACACCTGGGCCGGACCGCTCGCATCGAACTGCTGCCCCTGCAAGCGGGGGACGTGCTCAACACCTGTGCCGATGCCAGCGACCTGGCACGCGCCACCGGTTTCCAGCCCGCCATCGGGCTGGACGAGGGCCTGGGTCGCTTCACCCGGTGGTTCCTCGATTACTACGCGCTGCCTGTTGCCCACCTGCCCGTTGCGGCCGAACTTCAACGGAGGAGTCTATGA
- a CDS encoding UDP-glucose dehydrogenase family protein translates to MDVSVFGTGYVGLIQAAALADVGHRVLCIDIDPNKIRQLQQAVPPFSEPGLSGLLEDNIKTGRLSFSSQASDAVNHGELIFIAVGTPADEDGSADLSHVLAVTRQIADFMDSDRTLIIKSTVPVGTADKVAECARQALARRGLKRLNVRVVSNPEFLKEGSALADCMRPDRIIIGTADPLARDQMSELYAPFCRNHEKLMFMDNRSAELTKYAANAMLATRISFMNELANLTERLGADIEAVRKGIGSDPRIGYHFIYPGCGFGGSCFPKDLRALLHTAEQSGMPLRLLRSVTDVNDSQRHILFEKLAGQFPDGLAGKSIAIWGLAFKPNTDDMREAPSRYLMEALWREGARVQAYDPEAMSECRRIYGYRKDLNLCATRDDTLEDADALVICTEWKNFRVVDFDLLASKLRARLVIDGRNLYNPEHLAAAGLLYRGIGLRHTVPVQGPQA, encoded by the coding sequence ATGGACGTGAGCGTATTTGGGACGGGGTATGTTGGGTTGATCCAGGCAGCAGCGCTGGCCGATGTAGGCCACCGCGTCCTGTGCATCGATATCGACCCGAACAAGATCCGGCAACTGCAGCAAGCGGTACCGCCATTCAGCGAGCCGGGGCTGTCCGGTCTGCTTGAAGACAACATCAAGACAGGGCGCCTGTCGTTCAGCTCCCAGGCCAGCGACGCGGTCAACCATGGCGAGCTGATCTTCATCGCCGTGGGCACCCCTGCCGATGAAGACGGCTCGGCGGACCTGAGCCATGTGCTGGCGGTCACCCGGCAGATCGCCGATTTCATGGACAGCGACCGCACCCTGATCATCAAGTCCACGGTGCCGGTGGGCACGGCCGACAAAGTCGCCGAATGCGCCCGCCAGGCACTGGCCCGGCGCGGCCTGAAACGCTTGAACGTGCGCGTGGTGTCCAACCCTGAATTTCTCAAGGAAGGCAGCGCCCTGGCCGATTGCATGCGGCCGGACCGGATCATCATCGGCACGGCCGACCCGCTGGCCCGCGACCAGATGAGCGAACTCTATGCGCCCTTCTGTCGCAACCACGAAAAGCTGATGTTCATGGACAACCGCAGCGCGGAACTGACCAAGTACGCCGCCAACGCCATGCTCGCCACTCGCATCAGTTTCATGAACGAACTGGCCAACCTCACCGAGCGCCTGGGTGCCGACATCGAGGCCGTGCGCAAGGGCATCGGTTCGGACCCGCGCATCGGTTATCACTTCATCTACCCCGGCTGTGGTTTCGGTGGCTCGTGCTTTCCCAAGGACCTGCGCGCCCTGCTGCACACGGCCGAACAGAGCGGCATGCCGCTGCGCCTGTTGCGCAGCGTCACCGATGTCAATGACAGCCAGCGGCATATCCTGTTCGAGAAGCTCGCCGGGCAATTCCCCGACGGCCTGGCGGGCAAATCGATCGCCATCTGGGGCCTGGCCTTCAAGCCCAACACCGACGACATGCGCGAAGCCCCCAGCCGTTACCTGATGGAGGCACTGTGGCGCGAAGGTGCCCGGGTCCAGGCCTACGACCCCGAGGCCATGTCCGAATGCCGGCGTATTTACGGCTACCGCAAGGACCTGAACCTGTGCGCCACCCGTGACGACACCCTGGAGGATGCCGACGCCCTGGTGATCTGCACCGAATGGAAGAACTTCCGCGTGGTGGATTTCGACCTGCTGGCCAGCAAACTGCGGGCCCGCCTCGTCATCGACGGACGCAACCTGTACAACCCCGAGCACCTGGCGGCCGCCGGGCTGCTGTACCGCGGGATCGGACTGCGGCACACGGTACCGGTCCAAGGGCCGCAAGCATGA
- a CDS encoding sulfatase-like hydrolase/transferase, with protein MGRYIKELLLALYLIRGYDYYVDRLATLGLGLATILFGAMFVALVVALWMTAHIRHAFIRHLFALAMFASAVFFEVYTRVTDSYLTYAQFVSLVYSGGFIQEAAWQYREVIVRAMAAGLLLLLGIGLKPRRRVPLPGYLPIAAPMLGVLLLSAVLFLRAGEGARGLPVMYTPLAYLNLFAYESLHNTVGPREPIRLARRTSAIGHDLVLIIDESIAGNYLDINTPYGVHSGLKAPVPGVDIFNYGFAASIANCSADTNVTLRYGGTRADYMRINSTQPSIWQYARAAGLRTVYIDAQRTGGNLQNLMTELEKQDIDEFVQFDQTRVRDRDMAVADRLIALLGNDRAELVVVNKMGAHFPVHDKYPDDFMSYRPALPRGHFQEVADTGSRDGFNGRQEDWVLYRNAYQNTVLWNVGEFFQRLFRQGDLSNAVLIYTSDHGQDLHERGNPGLNTHCGGDPVEEEGLVPLVLIQGSQLQTLDWHGALAQNKDRSSHYNIFPTLLQLMGYDPAGVESAYGKSLNQPTEDAFTFNYRFNARLGAKPAWKHIDLDSIVTPPPAQTEMAAGH; from the coding sequence ATGGGCCGATACATCAAGGAACTGCTGCTGGCGCTGTATCTGATTCGGGGGTACGACTATTACGTCGACCGCCTGGCGACGTTGGGCCTGGGTTTGGCGACGATCCTCTTCGGTGCGATGTTCGTGGCGCTGGTGGTCGCGCTGTGGATGACCGCCCACATTCGCCATGCCTTCATCCGGCATCTGTTTGCGCTGGCGATGTTTGCCTCGGCGGTATTCTTCGAGGTCTACACCCGGGTCACCGATAGCTACCTCACCTACGCACAGTTCGTGTCGCTGGTGTATTCCGGTGGCTTTATCCAGGAGGCCGCCTGGCAGTATCGAGAAGTGATCGTCAGGGCGATGGCGGCCGGTTTGTTGCTGTTGTTGGGAATCGGGCTCAAGCCGCGTCGCCGGGTGCCGTTGCCGGGTTATCTGCCCATCGCCGCGCCCATGCTCGGGGTGCTGTTGCTCAGTGCCGTGCTGTTCCTGCGGGCCGGTGAGGGCGCGCGCGGTTTGCCGGTGATGTACACCCCGCTGGCGTACCTGAACCTGTTTGCCTATGAGAGCCTGCACAACACCGTTGGCCCCCGGGAGCCGATCCGCCTGGCGCGGCGAACGTCAGCGATCGGGCATGACCTCGTGCTGATCATCGACGAAAGCATCGCCGGCAACTACCTCGATATCAACACGCCGTACGGGGTGCACAGCGGGCTCAAGGCGCCGGTGCCGGGCGTGGACATATTCAATTATGGTTTCGCCGCCTCTATCGCCAACTGCAGCGCCGATACCAATGTCACGCTGCGCTATGGCGGCACCCGGGCCGATTACATGCGCATCAACAGCACCCAGCCGTCGATCTGGCAGTACGCCAGGGCCGCCGGGTTGCGCACCGTCTACATCGACGCCCAGCGCACCGGAGGCAATCTGCAGAACCTGATGACCGAGCTGGAAAAACAGGACATCGACGAGTTCGTCCAATTCGACCAGACCCGCGTGCGCGACCGGGACATGGCGGTGGCGGACAGGCTCATCGCATTGCTGGGCAACGACCGCGCCGAACTGGTGGTGGTCAACAAGATGGGCGCGCATTTTCCGGTCCATGACAAATACCCCGACGACTTCATGAGCTACCGTCCGGCCCTGCCGCGAGGGCACTTCCAGGAGGTCGCCGATACCGGAAGCCGCGATGGTTTCAACGGCCGACAGGAGGACTGGGTGTTGTACCGCAATGCATACCAGAACACCGTGCTGTGGAACGTCGGCGAATTCTTCCAGCGCCTGTTCCGCCAGGGCGACCTGAGCAACGCTGTGCTGATCTACACCTCCGATCACGGCCAGGACTTGCACGAGCGCGGCAACCCGGGACTCAACACGCATTGTGGTGGCGACCCGGTGGAGGAGGAAGGCCTGGTGCCGCTGGTGCTGATCCAGGGCAGCCAGTTGCAGACCCTCGATTGGCACGGAGCCCTGGCGCAGAACAAGGACCGCTCCAGCCACTACAACATCTTCCCGACGCTGTTGCAGTTGATGGGCTACGATCCGGCCGGTGTCGAGTCGGCTTATGGAAAATCCCTGAACCAACCGACCGAGGACGCGTTCACCTTCAACTATCGCTTCAACGCCCGCCTCGGCGCAAAACCGGCCTGGAAGCACATTGACCTGGACAGCATCGTGACACCTCCACCGGCACAGACTGAAATGGCGGCGGGGCATTGA